The genomic stretch ttttattgctcttcattaaaaaaatattaaagtattCACATTAGCACCTTTTTCCAAGACTCTTCCAACTCTCCATGCTGTGAACACTGAGTCAAAATTTACAAACCCgctgatcattttctttttgtttctaatAACTTATAAATAACTTAttccctgtgatagactggtgcCCTGTCCAGATCCATAGATCCACTTTGGTCTGATCAAGACTGATCTATGCTTCATATGTTTTAAATCAAACTAAACCAAACACTAACACTATAAAACCACCATAGGACAAtagcaaatattttatttgacataGAATGAAAGAATAACGCCAtgacaacaaacaaatcaaagtaACATAAAAAAAGATACTATACCATTTCTAACTTACCGTTGTCATCTATATTGTTGGAATGCAAAGCACACTGTCAGTACATCTCATTAATACCAAATTTATCTAATCTTTGTGTTGTTGCTACAATAAATATATAAGAATTACATTACagtcaaaaatatatatgatgCAAAACACTTAAAAAGTAAATGACGCCCAGTTATGACCCTTGTAAAATCAACACTCTTCCATGATGGATGGAGTCATCGTCCCCCTACACACGGTCCTTTCCTGGCTGGCCTGCAGAGCGGGCCGGTGGGTAACGTGGAGCTTTCCCTGAGCTTTTGTTGCTGCAGTTGCAGCAGAGGATGCACCCTCCTATGATGATGAGGCCTGCAGCACCCCAGCCGACATACAGGGCACTCCCAAATTCATACCTGTGAAAAATACACAGTCACTTAGGTACGTATttgtaaaagagaaaaatttCACAAACTTACCAGCTCAAACTCATAACATTATTGAAATGATATTATATTCAGTTAATTTCAAAAATGACTTTTGCTGCACATTATAATTATAGaattaatgaaacaaatgaaTATGCTTTAAAAAAGATATAGTTAATAGTTCATTTTTTCAGAAATACACTTCCTTACTTAGATTGCTCTGCATAGATAACAGAGAGATAAGACTGATAACACGCTCATCACTGACttctaaatatgaagctaccaTCAGCTGCCAGTTAGTGTAACTTAGCCTGGAAAAATAGGAAAACAGCTAGTCTGACTGTCCAGAAGAAGATTGTAGTTTTATGTGCCAATCTTTTTCATGACTACAAGCCCCAGTGCTAGCTGCTCCCCAGTTTCCAGCTTTTATGCTAAGATAAGTCAATTATCTGCcagctgtagcttcatatttagcatgtacttccaaaatgtaaaagtgtttttatcaAGTGTGCAATAATAAATGACCCAAGACTAAGCCTGGACTGGCAGGAGAACAGCGTGATAAAAGTGTCTCCAAAGTGTCCTTCCCCTGCATCATTACACAACCCTTCAGTGGCCTCACCTTGAATTGGTGGGAGTTAATGGGTTGTAGAAATCCTGTGCTATTCTGTGGCCATACCAAGACGTTCCCACCAGAGCAAGCAGACCTGGAAAACCACGAGCAGAGAAACTTTTTATGTTGTTCTGCTTTATCATCATCATGAAGGCAAAAACCCACATATTCAACATACAAGAGGTGCTGCAATATGGTTGTTAAGGGAAATCACACATGAACATCATCCTTAGGtcaaaatatatacatatatcatATAAGCCAGACGATGTTCAGGGAGTATCTGTCCATTGTGTGTCTGAAATTAATGAACACGGACCAGCAAAAATGAAGATACCGCCTCCAACCGTTGCCACTTTTGCCTTCTGCTCTGGTTGTTCTGCCATGCAGGTGGTGCATTTCATGCCCACTATCTCCATCAAGATGGCAATGAAGCCCAGGACGATGGAGGATAACATCAGGCCTCGTGTGCCCTGTACGATCCCTGGaggcaacaacaaaacacaggatCAGTGAATTTGGGATGTTTGTATTAAAGTTCATTGCTTTCTAGGGTTTCTGTCTGGAAATCTTAAATAAAACCTCATCTTTGTTTTAATGGTATATAGTAGCAAAACATTAAGCAGGCAGTTCTATATAAATGTAGTTATCTCTAAACCTCAGTCTATTGCCTATTGACTTCAAACCAATACAAACGTCTTTATGCTCAGCCAGTGGCTGGTATTTCACTGACATGTCTCTACATGCATGCAGTTTTACAGGGAGGGTAAAGAGCCACAACCTCTCAGGATGTTTGAATGACCAGagagttttcatatttttcttgtaCTGTACGTTGGAAACAAATTTTTTAACTTCAGATATTTCAGAAACTCATAGTATAAATTTTATAAACAtaaaattttttatatatttttacaattttttatATGGTAcgctatattttttttaatctaatgcATCATTTATCTAATTTCCACATCCACAAATCTACCTGCCATAATATTGTTGATATTTCCAAACAAGacataattaaaacatatgTAAAACCATGTTACCTGGCAGTTCGAGAAGTGAATCATAGACTTTACACTGAATCTGACCAGTGCTCTGTGCTGCACACGTTTCCCACAGTCCTTCATACAAAGCCTGAGCTGTAATGATGTTGTCTCCTGCATATGACGAGGCTTTCCACTCCACCATGGCTGTAGAAGCTATCGAGCCAATGATGCCCAGGAAGGCCAGCGTGAACCCAAGAAGTTGTATCCCTAAATTGGCCATTGCTTAACTTTAGGAattaaaaagtagaaaaaagtaGGAAATATGGACAAAGGAAAATTTTCAGTTATAAAGacgctggaaaaaaaaaaaagccaaaactTTGCTGATCTTGTTCCTGGTGGATTTGGGTGGTGGATCTGCTCCCATACACTGGTGTCTACCTGTGCATCCTCAGAAATAACCTAAAGAAGAAGGAGGATCCAGGAATGTCATCACCTCTGACTGAGGTAAGGAGGAGCAGGATGACACCTAGTGGATGTAATGGATGTAAAATTACTGAAACCTCTAGTCTGACAGTGCCACCTAGATGAGACAACACTGCAGCTAGGATTTCTGTCTattgaagtgtttttaaaagcaaaagcaaGTTTCATTAtctatgattattattattatttgtaccGGCAGCAGTAGTTTTAGTAATTGTTATTGCAGCGTTTGTTCTATTCTGACAGAGCTGCAATAACAATCTGACTAGTCGTTTGTAACAATGACCTATTTTTCCcataaaagtacattttatctcagatctgtttgttttgttttggtaaacAGTGACTCGGCTCTAACAGGCATTTGCTGAAACTGACTGAAAAAGACCAGACCCAGTTATATTCTGCTGAATTACAGGAATGCCTTTTGATTTCAGGAGGAactttttttgttgtgaaaCAAATGAAACCACAGCAGGAACTGGCCACTGACCAAAGGTTTTGTCTTGCCTAATTCAGATTTGTTGTTATTTGCACTTTCTGTCCGCTGGCTCGTAGGTCCACAAGGAAActtgtttcagtgctgtgtgaTCCATGTGATACAGAGGTatgttgcattttcatttatataacTGGGAAAATGGAGTAGAACAGAGGATAGTGTATAGATTTTCCTTCCAGTATAAAAACATTATAGACTGTGGTTTCCTGTTAATTTACCCAAGTTTTTGTCTTGATTTGACAGTGAAAATGGACAAAGAAATGGGCCTGACTTTGTTCCTGGTGCTGCTTCTCTGTCACAAAGGCAACACAGAGTCAAAAACCTCTTGTCCATACACATGTCAGTGTTTCTCTCCGGTCCAAGTGCTGTGTGCTGATGAACAAATTACATCTTTACCCAGTAACTTGTCCAAGGAGGTCAAGGACTTTATTATAATGACAACAAAATTGGAGTACCTGTTCCCTCACACTCTCCGGGAGAGCCCCCAACTCACCAAGCTTGTCTTTTTAAACAATGCACTGCGAAGTATTCATGCTCAGGCATTTGAGAATCTAactgagctgcaggagctggagaTCAGTGGAAACCCTCAGTTGGACCATTTATTTCTGGGGACTTTTTCAAAGCAGGGAAATTTGACTAAACTGCTGCTCAACTTTAACAGGTTCAAGACAGTGCATCCTGGCATGTTTGACTCCCTGATACAGTTAGAAACTCTGCAGATGAAGGGCAACGTTATATCAGCTCTGCCAACATTTCTTTTCATGAACCTCCAAAACCTGCACGTTCTGGACTTGTCCGAAAATAAGCTGGAGGAAGTGAAAAGAGACACTTTTTCTGGCCTGGCTAGGTTGGAAGTTTTGAAAATTAACAACAACCTGATTACCAATCTTACTTCTGACATGTTCCACAATATTTCTCAGCTGATCAAGCTTCACTTGGAGTGGAACAGGATATCAGAACTTGCTGATGGCGTCTTCTCTGTGTTAACAGAACTAAAGGTGTTAAACCTTCGTGGAAATCTTCTTACAACTTTCAGTGACAAGGTTTTCGGATTTGAGTCATTTAATTTGAAGGAGATGAACCTAAAAGACAACAAACTGACTGCACTGTCCTCTCTTGGCCGTTTGACGTCTCTTTCTGACATCATCTTGTCCTCTAACCAGCTCTCCAAACTTCCTGAGAATCTTTTTACAAATGTTACACTGCTGGAGAATGTGGATCTTTCTGAAAATCACCTCACATCTCTGCCTCAAAGGATCTTCAGTAATTTATGTGGCATCAAGATGATCAACCTCCATAAGAACAATTTAAGCAGGCTGGACGCCAGGCTGTTTGAGGATCAGGATTTCATCCAGCAGCTGTACCTCTCTGACAACCAGCTGGAAACTCTCCCATTGGGCTTTTTAGACCATTTTGCCATCC from Mastacembelus armatus chromosome 17, fMasArm1.2, whole genome shotgun sequence encodes the following:
- the cldn1 gene encoding claudin-1 encodes the protein MANLGIQLLGFTLAFLGIIGSIASTAMVEWKASSYAGDNIITAQALYEGLWETCAAQSTGQIQCKVYDSLLELPGIVQGTRGLMLSSIVLGFIAILMEIVGMKCTTCMAEQPEQKAKVATVGGGIFIFAGLLALVGTSWYGHRIAQDFYNPLTPTNSRYEFGSALYVGWGAAGLIIIGGCILCCNCSNKSSGKAPRYPPARSAGQPGKDRV
- the LOC113134295 gene encoding carboxypeptidase N subunit 2, whose translation is MDKEMGLTLFLVLLLCHKGNTESKTSCPYTCQCFSPVQVLCADEQITSLPSNLSKEVKDFIIMTTKLEYLFPHTLRESPQLTKLVFLNNALRSIHAQAFENLTELQELEISGNPQLDHLFLGTFSKQGNLTKLLLNFNRFKTVHPGMFDSLIQLETLQMKGNVISALPTFLFMNLQNLHVLDLSENKLEEVKRDTFSGLARLEVLKINNNLITNLTSDMFHNISQLIKLHLEWNRISELADGVFSVLTELKVLNLRGNLLTTFSDKVFGFESFNLKEMNLKDNKLTALSSLGRLTSLSDIILSSNQLSKLPENLFTNVTLLENVDLSENHLTSLPQRIFSNLCGIKMINLHKNNLSRLDARLFEDQDFIQQLYLSDNQLETLPLGFLDHFAIQHTVRLHGNPWKCDCHMWYLHDWVVRNSQDIEMPERMLCESPGFLRRRTVTSVDKDELVCQVSKSTMPDLSSCSLQASSDTIIINCKVEKCSPLTVKVQFQEDGGSVEEHIFKNEPEPFQCRNKTMIENPSEVFPDD